A single genomic interval of Cucumis sativus cultivar 9930 chromosome 7, Cucumber_9930_V3, whole genome shotgun sequence harbors:
- the LOC101208105 gene encoding zinc transporter 11 — translation MLRFLFLLLSSAAAHSGHSDDDDSAAGDSLSPSPNLRSKPLILVKITCLILIFFGTFIPGISPCFFKWNDGFLLLGTQFAGGVFFGTAMMHFLSDANETFRDLTDNAYPFAFMLACLGFLMTMAADCVISYLYRKPTADSSTDVELRGAATSPSKFQVQNGSNGHHTHPHQALTTMGSFGDSILLIVALCFHSVFEGIAIGVAETKADAWKALWTISLHKVFAAIAMGIALLRMIPNRPLLSSAAYSFAFAISSPIGIAIGIIIDATTQGAVADWIFAISMGLACGVFIYVSINHLLSKGYTPRDSVLVDNPNYKFLAVLLGIGVIAIVMIWDT, via the exons ATGCTCCGctttctcttcctcctcctctccTCCGCCGCCGCCCACAGCGGTCACTCCGACGATGATGACTCCGCTGCCGGCGACAGCCTTTCCCCTTCCCCTAACCTCCGCTCCAAACCTCTCATCCTCGTCAAGATCACCTGCCTCATTCTCATATTCTTCGGTACCTTCATCCCCGGAATCTCCCCCTGTTTCTTCAAATGGAACGACGGCTTTCTCCTCCTCGGCACTCAGTTCGCCGGCGGCGTCTTCTTCGGCACCGCTATGATGCATTTCCTTTCCGATGCTAATGAGACCTTTCGCGATTTGACTGATAACGCCTATCCCTTCGCCTTTATGCTTGCttgtttagggtttttgaTGACCATGGCCGCGGATTGTGTCATTTCCTATCTCTATCGCAAACCAACCGCTGATTCTTCAACCGATGTTGAACTTCgag GAGCTGCAACTTCACCCTCAAAGTTTCAG GTCCAAAATGGCAGCAATGGGCATCATACACATCCACACCAAGCCCTCACAACAATGGGTTCATTTGGGGACAGCATTTTACTGATTGTTGCATTGTGCTTTCACTCCGTCTTTGAAGGCATCGCCATTGGAGTTGCAGAGACCAAAGCCGATGCCTGGAAAGCCCTATGGACAATCTCCCTCCACAAGGTCTTTGCAGCCATTGCCATGGGCATTGCTCTCCTCCGAATGATCCCAAACCGCCCTTTGTTGTCGAGTGCTGCCTATTCCTTTGCTTTCGCCATCTCGAGCCCCATCGGCATTGCAATCGGAATCATAATCGATGCCACGACACAAGGTGCGGTGGCAGATTGGATATTTGCAATCTCAATGGGATTGGCTTGTGGAGTGTTCATTTATGTGTCCATAAACCATCTGCTTTCAAAGGGATACACCCCTAGGGATTCAGTTCTTGTGGACAATCCAAATTACAAGTTTCTTGCTGTGCTTTTAGGAATTGGAGTTATAGCGATTGTGATGATTTGGGACACTTGA